The following proteins are co-located in the Pyricularia oryzae 70-15 chromosome 1, whole genome shotgun sequence genome:
- a CDS encoding ent-kaurene oxidase yields the protein MIVETLHITKALVMDILDKASLPHLIFLLISAYWILCQFAPNRNPTLPGAPIVGKRLWLEPTFLQRWRFVFHARDILSDGYAKYKDKPFVVRKLNGDVTIMPMRYLTETRLLPESVLSFKFALSKFFLPEQMNLNWIKTSERDPNMLKMKLTPEISRFIEMTRQEMEQTLPTTMPKPTSWTVVDVQSAIRTIIARMTTRAFMGHPACDDPEWVKMSIDFTPQLLSTVFAVSPFPAWTHSILTRLLPSRYRTLQRMRYCSELVAARIEARRGGKTPPDDCLLDYMLDHGGADDVYETGQRQCMLALASNHTTAAAAINFLFDLCAHPEYFSILRDEIASVTAAHGRPGSPGVDVKTWLHALEKMDSFLTESLRHTPAILTIPQRQAMRDIVLQDGTLIPAGARIAFPSYWHTHEAKPTLRDPDVFDGLRYYKLRRGEGGDPMRYRSVQVDADHMMAFGYGSQACPGRHFATSQVKLLVARLLEEWDFAWPDGLEKPDIGYFEENTLLDPGHKLKVRLRGAEPGHETH from the exons ATGATAGTCGAGACACTCCATATCACCAAAGCCTTGGTGATGGATATTCTTGACAAGGCCTCCCTGCCCCATCTCATATTCCTGCTGATCAGCGCCTACTGGATTCTGTGCCAATTTGCTCCCAACCGTAACCCCACACTTCCTGGCGCCCCCATCGTGGGCAAGCGGTTGTGGCTCGAGCCCACTTTCTTGCAGCGCTGGCGCTTCGTCTTTCATGCGCGCGACATTCTTTCGGATGGGTATGCCAAGTACAAGGACAAGCCCTTTGTGGTCCGGAAGTTGAACGGCGACGTCACCATCATGCCGATGAGGTACCTGACGGAGACTCGCCTGTTGCCAGAGTCCGTTCTTAGTTTCAAGTTCGCCTTGTCTAAA TTCTTTCTGCCCGAACAAATGAACCTCAACTGGATTAAGACCTCGGAGAGGGACCCCAATATGCTCAAGATGAAGCTCACCCCCGAGATCTCACGCTTCATAGAAATGACCCGCCAAGAGATGGAACAGACCCTGCCTACCACAATGCCCAAGCCCACATCCTGGACCGTCGTCGACGTCCAATCCGCCATCCGCACCATCATCGCCCGCATGACAACCCGCGCATTTATGGGCCACCCAGCCTGTGACGACCCCGAATGGGTCAAAATGTCTATCGACTTCACCCCGCAGCTCCTCAGCACCGTCTTCGCCGTCAGCCCGTTCCCCGCCTGGACCCACTCCATCCTCACCCGGCTCCTACCCTCGCGCTACAGGACGCTCCAGCGGATGCGCTACTGTTCCGAGCTGGTGGCGGCCCGCATCGAAGCCCGGCGGGGCGGCAAGACGCCACCCGACGACTGCCTGCTGGATTACATGCTCGACCACGGCGGGGCGGACGACGTGTACGAGACGGGCCAGCGGCAGTGCATGCTGGCTCTGGCGAGCAACCACACCACCGCCGCGGCGGCCATCAACTTCCTCTTCGACCTGTGCGCCCACCCCGAGTACTTTTCCATCCTGCGGGACGAGATCGCCTCCGTCACCGCCGCGCACGGCAGGCCGGGGTCTCCGGGCGTCGACGTCAAGACGTGGCTGCACGCGCTGGAAAAGATGGACAGCTTCCTGACCGAGTCGCTCCGCCACACCCCGGCCATCCTGACCATCCCGCAGCGTCAGGCCATGCGCGACATCGTCCTGCAGGACGGCACGCTCATCCCCGCCGGGGCGCGGATCGCCTTCCCGAGCTACTGGCACACGCACGAGGCCAAGCCGACGCTGCGGGACCCCGACGTCTTCGACGGGCTGAGGTACTACAAGCTGCGGCGCGGCGAGGGTGGGGATCCGATGCGGTACCGGAGCGTCCAGGTGGACGCGGACCACATGATGGCTTTTGGGTACGGGAGCCAGGCGTGCCCGGGGAGGCATTTCGCGACCAGCCAGGTCAAGCTGTTGGTGGCGAGGCTGTTGGAGGAGTGGGATTTTGCGTGGCCGGATGGGCTGGAGAAGCCGGATATTGGGTATTTTGAAGAGAATACGCTGTTGGATCCGGGGCACAAACTGAAGGTGCGCCTGCGTGGCGCGGAACCTGGACATGAGACACACTAG
- a CDS encoding endoprotease: MKVSIGKWATALPALLLATTVSAVSFHRSGMEVGPIEDDATLSSVVRRADGPTNGWGEFDQLIDHENPQLGTFKQRYWYGTQYWNGTGSPIVITTPGEQAADGFNVTYTTKRRLTGLMAEKTGAAVIVLEHRYWGESSPYQELTTENLKYLTLNNSIHDLIYSGGSYSGALAGWIAAKAPGTFWAIHGSSGVVEAVRDMWTMFTPVQEVMPLNCSRDVSAAIDYMDGVFKTGSRAEAEKLKAKFKLDGLTDADFGQAIENGPWLWQSTQFYTANKDLGGSGVNQFHRFCDYVEGVPPNSTAAVPGEEGVGVTKAVEGYAQWFTESFLPGQCESYGYPEWQGTYNTGCYQNQNASNPQYRDLSYDNPVNRQWNWMLCNEPFGWWQNGAPEGRPSIVSRFVNNKYWTDQCELWFPGGAYGFAQGKTEADLNAWTGGWSELDIPRLMYANGQYDTWREVTVSSSVRPGGPMQSSADANNGTQVRVLAGGVHCSDLYGPNWEANEGARKIADDQTAQMAEWVEEFYATKGRAR, from the exons ATGAAGGTCTCCATCGGCAAGTGGGCAACGGCGCTGCCGGCGCTGTTGCTCGCGACCACCGTGTCCGCCGTCTCGTTCCACCGCAGCGGTATGGAGGTTGGTCCCATCGAAGACGATGCGACGCTTTCCTCGGTGGTTCGCCGTGCAGACGGCCCTACCAACGGCTGGGGCGAGTTCGACCAGCTCATCGACCACGAGAACCCGCAGCTCGGCACCTTCAAGCAGCGGTACTGGTACGGCACCCAGTACTGGAACGGAACGGGTTCGCCAATCGTCATCACCACCCCTGGAGAGCAGGCTGCTGATGGCTTCAA CGTCACTTATACCACCAAGCGACGTCTCACCGGTCTGATGGCCGAGAAAACAGGCGCCGCCGTCATTGTGCTTGAGCACCGCTACTGGGGCGAGAGCAGTCCCTACCAGGAGCTGACGACCGAGAACCTCAAGTACCTCACGCTCAACAACTCAATCCATGACTTG ATTTACTCGGGAGGCTCCTACTCGGGCGCTCTGGCCGGATGGATCGCAGCCAAGGCACCGGGCACCTTCTGGGCCATCCACGGCTCCTCGGGCGTTGTCGAGGCCGTCCGCGACATGTGGACCATGTTCACGCCCGTCCAGGAGGTCATGCCGCTCAACTGCAGCCGCGACGTGTCGGCCGCCATCGACTACATGGACGGCGTCTTCAAGACGGGCAGCCGGGCAGAGGccgagaagctcaaggccaAGTTCAAGCTCGACGGCCTGACCGACGCCGACTTTGGCCAGGCCATCGAGAACGGCCCCTGGCTGTGGCAGTCGACCCAGTTTTACACGGCCAACAAGGACCTCGGCGGCTCGGGCGTCAACCAGTTCCACCGCTTCTGCGACTACGTCGAGGGCGTTCCCCCCAACTCCACGGCTGCCGTTCCGGGCGAGGAGGGTGTCGGCGTGACCAAGGCCGTCGAGGGCTACGCTCAGTGGTTCACCGAGTCCTTCCTTCCCGGCCAGTGCGAGTCGTATGGCTACCCAGAGTGGCAGGGAACCTACAACACTGGCTGCTACCAGAACCAAAACGCGTCCAACCCGCAGTACCGTGATCTGAGCTACGACAACCCCGTCAACCGCCAGTGGAACTGGATGTTGTGCAACGAGCC TTTCGGCTGGTGGCAAAACGGCGCCCCCGAGGGCCGCCCCTCGATCGTGTCccgcttcgtcaacaacaagTACTGGACGGACCAGTGCGAGCTGTGGTTCCCCGGCGGCGCGTACGGCTTCGCGCAGGGCAAGACCGAGGCGGACCTGAACGCCTGGACCGGCGGGTGGTCCGAACTGGACATCCCGCGCCTCATGTACGCCAACGGCCAGTACGACACGTGGCGCGAGGTCACGGTCAGCTCGTCGGTGCGGCCCGGCGGCCCCATGCAGAGCAGCGCCGACGCCAACAACGGCACGCAGGTGCGCGTGCTGGCCGGCGGCGTGCACTGCTCCGACCTCTACGGGCCCAACTGGGAGGCCAACGAGGGCGCCAGGAAGATTGCAGACGACCAGACGGCGCAGATGGCCGAGTGGGTCGAGGAGTTTTATGCGACCAAGGGCAGGGCGAGGTAG